One part of the Neisseria zalophi genome encodes these proteins:
- a CDS encoding PhoH family protein, translated as MTHTVHLQFDDIDNTVLQRLCGALDHNLNTLAQALDIEISRRFSNFTFLGELAHAGRRALVSLAGLAEKRDLEDNDIRLAAVEAKTADEQYQEKHHDQQYYLRTKRGSIGGRTPRQNGYIRALLNHDIVFGLGPAGTGKTYLAVAAAVDAMEKHQIERIILVRPAVEAGEKLGFLPGDLAQKVDPYLRPLYDALYDLMGFDRVGKLLEKGLIEIAPLAYMRGRTLNGAYVILDEAQNTTPEQMKMFLTRIGFGAKAVITGDISQIDLPRNIKSGLKDAKEKLAGIEGLYFHTFTSEDVVRHPLVQKIVEAYDAADEAEA; from the coding sequence ATGACCCACACCGTTCACCTTCAATTCGACGATATCGACAATACCGTATTGCAACGCTTATGCGGCGCACTCGACCACAACCTCAACACCCTTGCCCAAGCGCTGGATATTGAAATCAGCCGACGCTTTTCCAACTTTACTTTTTTAGGCGAACTGGCACATGCAGGCCGCCGTGCCCTCGTTTCACTGGCCGGACTTGCCGAAAAACGCGACTTGGAAGACAACGATATCCGGCTTGCCGCCGTCGAAGCCAAAACCGCCGACGAACAATATCAGGAAAAACACCACGATCAACAATATTATTTGCGTACCAAACGCGGCAGTATCGGCGGGCGGACGCCCCGTCAAAACGGCTATATCCGTGCCCTGCTCAACCATGATATTGTGTTCGGTTTAGGGCCTGCCGGTACGGGCAAAACCTATCTGGCCGTTGCCGCCGCCGTCGATGCGATGGAAAAACACCAAATCGAACGTATTATCCTCGTCCGCCCCGCCGTTGAAGCCGGTGAAAAACTCGGCTTTCTGCCGGGAGACTTGGCGCAAAAAGTCGATCCCTACCTGCGCCCGCTTTACGACGCACTTTATGATTTAATGGGCTTCGACCGTGTCGGCAAACTGCTTGAAAAAGGCCTAATCGAAATCGCCCCGCTTGCCTATATGCGCGGCCGTACACTCAACGGCGCTTATGTGATTCTCGACGAAGCACAAAACACCACGCCCGAACAAATGAAAATGTTCCTAACCCGTATCGGATTCGGTGCCAAAGCCGTGATTACCGGTGATATCAGTCAAATCGACTTACCGCGCAATATCAAATCCGGTTTAAAAGATGCCAAAGAAAAACTGGCCGGAATCGAAGGCTTGTATTTCCACACCTTCACCAGTGAAGACGTTGTGCGACATCCGTTGGTACAAAAAATTGTCGAAGCTTACGATGCGGCGGATGAAGCGGAAGCATAA
- a CDS encoding S24 family peptidase yields MQKVLVKLSTQVGINLNWLLTGDRNMYFVDDRESGEYAYIPVYDVEVSAGHGSTAYGVSEPESRLAFRKDWLTSRGLKSLFLHAVIARDDSMEPTIGNKDTLLVDTARSAPRDGHIYVIRFGDTLWVKRVQQQPDNSLLLISDNHTYPPMQLRLEDHPDIEIIGRVVNVSKELN; encoded by the coding sequence ATGCAGAAAGTTTTAGTTAAATTAAGCACTCAAGTAGGTATAAATTTAAACTGGCTGCTTACAGGCGATAGAAATATGTATTTCGTAGATGATAGAGAATCGGGTGAATATGCTTATATTCCTGTGTATGATGTGGAAGTATCAGCAGGTCATGGCTCCACCGCTTACGGAGTATCTGAGCCGGAAAGCCGTTTGGCCTTCAGAAAAGATTGGTTAACCTCAAGAGGGTTAAAGTCTTTATTTCTACATGCGGTTATCGCCCGTGACGATAGTATGGAACCTACCATCGGCAATAAAGATACGTTATTGGTAGATACTGCTCGTAGTGCCCCCCGTGACGGCCATATCTATGTGATACGTTTCGGTGATACCTTATGGGTTAAAAGAGTTCAGCAGCAACCTGATAACAGCTTATTATTAATTTCAGATAACCACACTTATCCTCCGATGCAACTACGTTTAGAAGACCATCCTGATATAGAAATAATAGGCAGAGTGGTTAATGTCTCAAAAGAGCTAAATTAA
- a CDS encoding IS5 family transposase → MSTFFQQTAQAMIAKHIDRFPLLKLEQVIDWQPVEQYLNRQKTRYIRDHRGRPAYPLLAMFKAVLLGQWHSLSDPELEHSLITRIDFNLFCHFDEMNIPDHSTLCRYRNWLAQDNTLAELLDLINRQLTEKGLKVEKAQAAVIDATIIQTAGSKQRQSIEVDSEGEITGQTTPSKDKDARWVKKNGHHQLGYKQHTRTDAEGYIEKLHITAGNAHECKHLLPLLAGIAKETTVYADKGYDSAENRKYLEEYKLKDGIMSKSHRNRPLTEAQTRRNKYLSKTRYVVEQSFGTLHRKFRYARAAYFGLEKVAAQSHLKAICLNLLKAANRLRAPIAA, encoded by the coding sequence ATGAGTACGTTCTTTCAGCAAACCGCCCAAGCCATGATTGCCAAACACATTGACCGCTTTCCTTTATTAAAGCTCGAACAGGTAATTGATTGGCAGCCGGTAGAGCAGTATCTGAATCGTCAGAAAACCCGTTATATCAGAGATCACCGCGGCCGTCCCGCCTATCCCTTATTGGCTATGTTTAAAGCCGTTTTACTCGGCCAATGGCATAGCCTTTCCGACCCCGAACTCGAACACAGTCTCATTACCCGTATTGATTTCAACCTGTTTTGTCATTTTGACGAGATGAATATTCCCGATCACAGTACCCTTTGCCGTTACCGCAACTGGCTGGCACAAGACAATACCTTGGCCGAACTGTTGGATTTGATTAACCGCCAACTGACTGAGAAAGGCTTAAAGGTAGAGAAGGCACAGGCTGCCGTTATTGATGCGACGATTATTCAGACGGCCGGCAGTAAACAACGTCAGTCCATAGAGGTTGATAGCGAAGGAGAGATAACCGGTCAAACCACACCGAGCAAAGATAAAGATGCCCGTTGGGTGAAGAAGAACGGTCATCATCAATTAGGCTATAAGCAGCACACCCGTACCGATGCGGAAGGTTACATTGAGAAGCTGCATATTACAGCGGGCAATGCCCATGAGTGCAAACATCTGTTGCCTTTATTGGCAGGCATTGCCAAAGAGACAACGGTCTATGCGGATAAAGGTTATGACAGTGCGGAAAACAGAAAGTATCTGGAAGAATATAAACTGAAAGACGGCATTATGAGTAAATCCCATCGCAACCGTCCGCTGACGGAAGCGCAAACCCGCCGCAACAAATATTTATCGAAAACCCGTTATGTAGTGGAACAGAGTTTCGGTACGCTGCACCGTAAATTCCGCTATGCCCGGGCAGCCTACTTCGGGCTGGAGAAAGTAGCGGCGCAAAGTCATCTGAAAGCGATATGTTTGAACCTGTTGAAGGCGGCCAACAGGCTACGTGCGCCTATTGCTGCCTAA
- a CDS encoding ChuX/HutX family heme-like substrate-binding protein, translating to MANLWQQYQENKANKQGMYFPREAAADLGVSEGELMADAPKTVYLGGKSNVRGIVLKLHTLGQIQSIVRNSVCVHEKQGLYENVSISESSGIAVNPGGIDLRIFAGRWHHVLAVESVGEHGKVSRSIQFYDEFGTALQKVFLIEENKDAEWHAFIEAFKTADKPVFQKGELPEVSVPRLAEGHEKAFQERWNELKDVHHFNGILETFGIDRQESYRHAPSGGAKQVGVEVWQAALEAARDKGMEIMIFSGNRGIVQIQTGKVHNIVRARGYLNVLDGKEEGFSMHLKDDEIVESWIVRRPTRDGFITCIEGFDSRRKTVIQLFGKRKEGEEEQAVWREITDTLWQRPSETDSN from the coding sequence ATGGCAAATCTTTGGCAACAATACCAAGAGAATAAGGCAAATAAACAAGGTATGTATTTCCCGCGTGAGGCTGCGGCTGATTTAGGTGTGAGCGAGGGCGAATTAATGGCCGATGCCCCTAAAACGGTTTATTTGGGCGGCAAGTCCAATGTGCGTGGTATTGTGTTGAAATTGCATACGTTGGGGCAGATACAGAGTATTGTCCGCAACAGTGTTTGCGTGCATGAAAAGCAGGGTTTATATGAAAATGTGAGCATATCTGAAAGTTCGGGTATTGCAGTAAACCCGGGGGGTATCGATCTGCGTATTTTCGCCGGCCGTTGGCATCATGTGTTGGCGGTGGAAAGTGTGGGCGAACATGGCAAAGTAAGCCGTTCGATTCAATTTTATGATGAGTTCGGCACGGCGCTTCAAAAGGTTTTCTTAATTGAAGAAAATAAGGATGCCGAGTGGCATGCTTTTATCGAAGCGTTTAAAACGGCTGATAAACCGGTATTCCAAAAGGGTGAATTGCCTGAGGTATCCGTGCCCAGATTAGCTGAGGGGCATGAAAAAGCTTTTCAGGAGCGTTGGAACGAACTAAAAGATGTACATCATTTTAACGGTATTCTGGAAACATTCGGTATCGACCGTCAGGAATCTTATCGTCATGCCCCGTCCGGCGGAGCCAAGCAGGTCGGCGTGGAAGTTTGGCAGGCCGCACTGGAGGCAGCGCGGGATAAAGGCATGGAAATTATGATTTTTTCGGGCAACCGCGGTATCGTACAGATTCAAACCGGCAAAGTGCATAATATTGTCCGTGCCCGTGGTTATTTGAATGTGCTCGACGGTAAAGAAGAAGGCTTCAGTATGCATTTGAAAGATGATGAAATCGTTGAAAGCTGGATTGTGCGCCGTCCGACACGCGATGGCTTTATTACTTGTATCGAGGGCTTCGACAGCCGCCGTAAAACCGTCATTCAGCTATTTGGCAAGCGCAAAGAAGGTGAAGAGGAACAAGCGGTATGGCGTGAAATAACCGATACGTTATGGCAGAGGCCGTCTGAAACCGATTCAAATTAA
- a CDS encoding heme/hemin ABC transporter substrate-binding protein, with protein sequence MKKTIFAAAVLCAALQTAYAQRIVVMSPDVTDIVVALGGTNEIVGRDQTTQNPAVKNKPVIGIYRQLNVEPIIAAKPDLAIGSWMVQPTSVFDRLKGAGINAVNVAPKDDLASYPQAIRTVGRLMNKTAQANALAGKWQAQMKQQPKNGKRYLFSYDGRIVAGKNTAADEIIKSAGGINAASNLDGMKPLTREAWIAAKPDVIIIADHNMKMVGSAKQFAARPEIAGSNAAKNGKIYFWKANDMFRYGLDTPEIVRKLNALAK encoded by the coding sequence ATGAAAAAAACCATATTTGCCGCTGCCGTTTTGTGCGCGGCGCTTCAAACTGCCTATGCGCAACGCATTGTGGTGATGTCGCCGGATGTGACCGATATTGTGGTGGCTTTGGGCGGTACCAATGAGATTGTCGGCCGTGATCAAACGACTCAAAATCCGGCGGTAAAAAATAAGCCGGTTATCGGTATTTACCGCCAATTGAATGTAGAACCGATTATTGCGGCCAAACCGGATTTGGCTATTGGCTCGTGGATGGTTCAGCCTACGAGTGTTTTCGACCGTTTGAAAGGCGCCGGTATCAATGCGGTTAATGTGGCGCCCAAAGACGACTTGGCTTCTTATCCGCAAGCTATTCGTACCGTAGGCCGGTTAATGAATAAAACGGCGCAAGCCAACGCGTTAGCCGGTAAATGGCAGGCTCAGATGAAGCAACAGCCGAAAAACGGCAAACGTTATTTATTTAGTTATGACGGCCGTATTGTTGCAGGCAAAAATACCGCAGCCGATGAAATTATTAAAAGTGCGGGTGGTATTAATGCGGCATCCAATCTCGACGGTATGAAACCGTTAACACGCGAAGCGTGGATTGCAGCTAAGCCGGATGTGATTATTATCGCCGACCATAATATGAAGATGGTCGGCAGTGCCAAACAGTTTGCCGCCCGTCCTGAAATAGCAGGAAGCAATGCGGCTAAAAACGGCAAAATCTATTTCTGGAAAGCCAACGATATGTTCCGTTATGGTTTGGATACGCCGGAAATCGTACGCAAATTAAACGCTTTGGCAAAATAA
- a CDS encoding FecCD family ABC transporter permease, giving the protein MKARTLILLLMVSVAVVWFCAGIGFGDWQMPHEMDETIRAIRLPRVISALLVGAALAAAGAALQALFENPLADPSLIGTSGGAALGVIAVLALGGGAIGVPLAAFLGALAVCLLILGVHRFIGGGTLGLLVLGFVLSAFSAAIVSLILFLSDDMVLRSATVWLSGSLSEAGFTSQWYAFAVMLAGLLLLVLVGKKLDILMLGEETAVSMGISVNSVRVQTVVGAALLTGAAVSLSGIIGFLGMMIPNVVAQAVGGRRSKLILLSGWLGAVFLLVVDSAARWFAYPVDLPVGIVIALLGGPFFMWLFLKPLRNRV; this is encoded by the coding sequence ATGAAAGCTCGAACACTTATTCTTTTATTGATGGTTTCCGTTGCGGTTGTCTGGTTTTGTGCCGGTATCGGCTTCGGCGATTGGCAGATGCCGCATGAAATGGATGAAACCATCCGTGCCATCCGTTTGCCGCGGGTGATATCTGCTTTATTGGTCGGGGCGGCTTTGGCGGCGGCGGGTGCGGCGTTGCAGGCATTATTTGAAAACCCTTTGGCTGATCCCAGTCTGATCGGTACTTCGGGCGGTGCGGCTTTGGGCGTGATTGCGGTATTGGCATTAGGCGGCGGTGCTATTGGTGTACCATTGGCGGCTTTTTTGGGGGCTTTGGCGGTTTGCTTATTGATTTTGGGGGTACACCGCTTTATCGGCGGCGGCACATTGGGCTTGTTGGTTTTAGGTTTTGTGTTGAGTGCTTTTTCCGCCGCCATTGTGAGCCTGATTTTGTTTTTGTCGGATGATATGGTGTTGCGTAGTGCGACGGTATGGCTCTCCGGCAGTTTGTCTGAGGCAGGGTTTACTTCGCAATGGTATGCTTTTGCCGTGATGTTGGCCGGCTTGCTGTTATTGGTATTGGTGGGTAAAAAACTGGATATTTTGATGCTGGGCGAAGAAACAGCGGTGAGTATGGGCATTTCGGTAAACAGCGTACGCGTGCAAACGGTGGTGGGTGCGGCTTTGTTAACCGGTGCGGCGGTCTCGCTATCGGGCATTATCGGCTTTCTCGGCATGATGATTCCGAACGTGGTTGCTCAGGCAGTCGGCGGGCGGCGCAGTAAGCTGATTTTGCTTTCGGGCTGGCTCGGTGCGGTCTTCTTGTTGGTAGTGGATAGTGCGGCCAGATGGTTTGCCTATCCGGTTGATCTACCGGTGGGTATTGTGATTGCTCTATTGGGCGGTCCGTTTTTTATGTGGCTGTTTTTAAAGCCGTTGCGCAACCGTGTATAA
- a CDS encoding ABC transporter ATP-binding protein, with protein MQTAFSIRNLLVETKNKTLLAIDKLDIPAGCHTAVIGPNGAGKSTLLKALIGLAGKGEITLFDHAVPPQLKQGKVAWVGQHGQYQMPLTLEEYVRLGVQNGAAWPFQTASKSSEDITELLAYFDLQDLAGKRIQTLSGGERQRANIVRALLQKAPVVLLDEPCNHLDIRHQHGLMHYLNTRQNEFSAVMVLHDLNLAARYAQYVVLLDKGGIVAAGTPEEVMQPERLEAVYHWQIRRIDDGDTVYFGT; from the coding sequence ATGCAGACTGCTTTCAGTATCCGTAACCTGCTTGTCGAAACCAAAAATAAAACCCTGTTGGCTATTGATAAGTTGGATATTCCGGCCGGTTGCCATACTGCTGTTATCGGCCCGAATGGTGCGGGTAAATCTACTTTATTGAAGGCATTAATCGGCTTGGCGGGCAAAGGTGAAATCACTTTATTCGATCATGCCGTACCGCCCCAATTAAAGCAGGGTAAAGTGGCGTGGGTAGGGCAGCATGGTCAATATCAAATGCCGCTGACTTTGGAAGAATATGTACGGCTGGGTGTTCAAAATGGCGCGGCATGGCCGTTTCAGACGGCCTCGAAATCTTCGGAAGATATCACTGAATTATTAGCCTATTTTGATTTACAGGATTTGGCCGGCAAACGGATTCAAACGCTTTCTGGCGGTGAACGGCAGCGTGCCAATATTGTTCGCGCGTTATTGCAGAAAGCGCCTGTCGTACTACTAGACGAGCCGTGTAACCATCTCGATATCCGTCATCAGCATGGTTTAATGCATTATTTGAATACTCGGCAGAATGAGTTTAGTGCAGTTATGGTTTTGCATGATTTAAACCTTGCCGCCCGTTATGCCCAATATGTCGTACTGTTGGATAAAGGCGGCATCGTTGCTGCCGGTACGCCGGAGGAAGTGATGCAGCCGGAGCGCTTGGAAGCGGTATATCATTGGCAGATACGCCGTATTGATGATGGTGATACGGTGTATTTTGGCACTTGA
- the hisC gene encoding histidinol-phosphate transaminase, with protein MTILSDFIRADIQALTAYQVAELPEGFMKLDAMESPYHPFSGDETLKKKWLELLSQAPIHLYPNPATSGLQEALRQAFNIPDAAQIALGNGSDELIQLLTMLVAKPDATVLAVEPSFVMYKHNAALYGMNYVGVPLNDDFTLNLPAVLAAIEKHNPALIFIAYPNNPTGVCFQREEVEQIIRAAKGIVVVDEAYGAFSRDSFLSQAGSIENLIVMRTISKIGFAGLRIGYASGAATVINELAKITPPYNMNQLSLATAKFALQHAEKIAETIEKLKKERERLFAALSAIGRLNVFPSDANFLTVRVPNAALLYETLKQNKILIKKLHGVHPLLDECVRITVGSPEENNAVINVFNKLYDER; from the coding sequence ATGACAATATTATCTGACTTTATACGTGCCGATATTCAAGCATTAACGGCGTATCAGGTTGCCGAATTGCCGGAAGGCTTTATGAAATTGGATGCAATGGAAAGCCCTTATCATCCGTTTTCAGGTGACGAGACACTTAAAAAAAAATGGTTGGAATTATTGTCTCAAGCGCCTATCCACCTTTATCCCAATCCGGCTACTAGCGGATTGCAAGAAGCGCTTCGGCAGGCCTTTAATATTCCGGATGCTGCTCAAATTGCATTGGGCAACGGTTCTGATGAATTAATTCAGTTGCTTACCATGTTGGTTGCCAAGCCTGATGCAACGGTTTTGGCGGTGGAGCCGAGTTTTGTGATGTATAAACATAATGCCGCATTGTATGGCATGAATTATGTCGGTGTTCCGTTGAATGATGATTTCACCTTGAATTTACCCGCAGTTTTGGCAGCAATTGAAAAGCATAATCCGGCTTTGATCTTTATTGCGTATCCGAATAACCCGACAGGTGTGTGTTTTCAGCGTGAAGAAGTGGAACAAATTATCCGTGCTGCCAAGGGTATTGTGGTGGTCGATGAGGCATATGGTGCCTTTAGTCGTGATAGTTTTCTTTCTCAGGCGGGGAGTATTGAAAATTTAATTGTGATGCGAACTATCAGCAAAATCGGCTTTGCCGGTTTGCGTATCGGATATGCTTCTGGCGCTGCTACGGTGATTAATGAGTTAGCAAAAATTACGCCGCCTTACAATATGAATCAATTAAGTCTGGCAACAGCTAAGTTTGCATTGCAGCATGCTGAAAAAATTGCGGAGACTATTGAAAAACTAAAAAAAGAGCGGGAAAGGTTGTTTGCGGCATTATCTGCCATAGGCCGTCTGAACGTTTTTCCCAGCGATGCTAATTTTCTTACGGTAAGAGTACCTAATGCCGCGTTGCTGTATGAAACCTTAAAACAAAATAAAATTTTGATTAAAAAACTGCACGGCGTACATCCGCTTTTGGATGAATGTGTGCGTATTACCGTAGGCTCACCTGAGGAAAATAATGCCGTAATCAATGTTTTTAATAAACTATATGACGAAAGATAA
- the hisB gene encoding imidazoleglycerol-phosphate dehydratase HisB — protein sequence MNKTQLHLQNLLLLIKEAGSMAELARRCGYDNSASLSQIKRRLEIQSDDENGRGIRASLLAKLESGMGKRKGWMNREHDLEAEQRKKEAAASAAIPQHTNKPVLDFQSAEGRVAMVSRNTSETQISVAINLDGTGQSHFDTGVPFLEHMMDQIARHSLIDIDITCKGDVHIDDHHTVEDIGITLGQALKQALGDKAGIRRYGHAYVPLDEALSRVVIDLSGRPGLSYNVEYTRAIIGRFDVDLFGEFFAGLVNHSMMTLHIDNLQGKNAHHQAETIFKAFGRALRMAVEFDDRMAGRMPSTKGTLSA from the coding sequence ATGAACAAAACACAACTTCATTTGCAAAATTTATTATTGCTGATTAAAGAAGCCGGCTCTATGGCCGAATTAGCCCGCCGTTGCGGTTATGATAATTCGGCATCGCTATCGCAAATCAAACGTCGCTTGGAAATACAAAGTGATGATGAAAACGGACGGGGGATTAGAGCCTCATTATTGGCAAAACTTGAAAGCGGTATGGGTAAACGTAAAGGCTGGATGAATCGCGAACATGATTTGGAAGCCGAACAGCGTAAAAAAGAAGCGGCCGCATCTGCCGCCATACCGCAGCATACCAATAAGCCTGTATTGGATTTCCAATCTGCCGAAGGGCGTGTGGCAATGGTTAGCCGCAATACAAGCGAAACACAAATTTCGGTTGCCATTAATTTGGATGGAACAGGACAGAGTCATTTTGATACCGGTGTACCATTTTTAGAACATATGATGGATCAGATTGCACGTCATAGTTTGATTGATATTGATATTACATGCAAAGGTGATGTGCATATTGATGATCACCATACAGTAGAAGACATTGGTATTACTTTGGGGCAGGCGTTGAAGCAGGCTTTGGGTGATAAAGCCGGAATCCGCCGTTATGGTCATGCTTATGTGCCGCTGGATGAGGCTTTGAGCCGCGTGGTGATTGATTTATCCGGTCGTCCGGGTTTGTCTTATAACGTGGAATATACCCGTGCAATAATCGGTAGATTTGATGTGGATCTGTTTGGTGAGTTTTTTGCCGGTTTGGTCAATCACAGTATGATGACCTTGCATATTGATAACTTGCAGGGTAAGAATGCCCATCATCAGGCTGAAACTATATTTAAAGCATTTGGCCGTGCTTTGCGTATGGCCGTTGAGTTTGATGATCGTATGGCTGGGCGTATGCCTTCAACGAAAGGTACGTTATCTGCTTAA
- a CDS encoding Imm8 family immunity protein: MKAILKDIYSYDIDEKLEDYTPLIADNFGFNIRLIVGEKDLGGEESIDIFLCTPLWLQDNYSKSDIIIGRSYIIVFEFNYKRILSRLKNIIENITGDDWEEIGIKLSQLGLWEFEDYQDCSQ; this comes from the coding sequence ATGAAAGCTATTTTAAAAGATATTTATAGTTATGATATTGATGAAAAATTAGAAGATTACACCCCTTTAATAGCAGATAATTTTGGATTTAATATTCGATTAATAGTAGGAGAAAAAGACTTGGGCGGTGAAGAAAGTATAGATATTTTTCTTTGTACACCACTTTGGTTGCAAGATAATTACTCTAAATCTGATATTATCATTGGTAGGTCGTATATTATTGTTTTTGAGTTTAATTATAAAAGGATTCTTAGTAGGTTAAAGAATATTATAGAAAATATTACTGGAGATGACTGGGAAGAAATAGGAATAAAACTTAGCCAATTAGGGTTGTGGGAATTTGAAGATTATCAAGATTGCAGTCAATGA
- a CDS encoding colicin E3/pyocin S6 family cytotoxin, protein MADGEKYNKKGKHLGAFDPITGNQIKGLLKLGEFNHEKIHKIYIKI, encoded by the coding sequence CTGGCTGACGGCGAAAAATATAATAAAAAAGGAAAGCACTTAGGGGCTTTTGATCCAATAACTGGGAATCAAATAAAGGGCCTATTAAAACTAGGAGAGTTCAACCATGAAAAAATCCATAAGATTTATATCAAAATATGA
- a CDS encoding DUF7683 domain-containing protein — protein MKKSIRFISKYEKNGELFIGVLNFKNQPSLGFLQKIFNETGLMYYEYWITEEIAEKIKGCVDGELEINNYAYFLSCEADILN, from the coding sequence ATGAAAAAATCCATAAGATTTATATCAAAATATGAAAAGAATGGAGAGTTATTTATTGGGGTTTTAAATTTTAAAAACCAACCTTCTCTTGGTTTTTTACAAAAAATTTTTAATGAAACCGGCCTAATGTATTATGAGTATTGGATAACAGAAGAAATAGCAGAAAAAATAAAAGGATGTGTGGATGGGGAGTTAGAAATAAATAATTATGCTTATTTCTTATCTTGTGAGGCCGATATATTAAATTAA
- a CDS encoding aminotransferase class V-fold PLP-dependent enzyme has protein sequence MTVLPRPEVDENGLLEYSVVYTDRALNHMSQKFQTALRYISATLKKVYNAPHTAMIPGSGTSGMEAVARQLARDEKCLIIRNGFFSFRWSQILEKGRIAADTKVLTARQEDAAQAPFAPAPIDEVCAEIAAYRPALVFAPHVETASGIMLPESYIRKLADAVHKVGGLLVIDCIASGCIWLDMEQLGIDILISAPQKGWSGSPCCGLVMLNETAYQKVQSTESDSFDLDLKKWLQIMEAFENGGHAYHATPPTDALLKLHDVMKEAEAIGFDKLKAAQTDLGNKIRSLLAEKGYPSVAAKGFEAPGVVVSYTTRADIQSGKAFLDKGVQIASGVPLQCGERSDFQTFRIGLFGLDKLQNINQAVSSFADALDKV, from the coding sequence ATGACTGTTTTACCCCGCCCCGAAGTTGATGAAAACGGTTTACTCGAATATTCCGTCGTCTATACCGACCGCGCTCTCAACCACATGTCGCAAAAATTTCAGACGGCCTTACGCTATATTTCCGCCACGCTGAAAAAAGTTTACAACGCCCCCCATACCGCCATGATTCCCGGCAGCGGCACTTCGGGCATGGAAGCCGTAGCCCGCCAATTGGCCCGTGATGAAAAATGCCTGATTATCCGCAACGGCTTTTTCAGTTTCCGCTGGTCGCAAATTTTGGAAAAAGGCCGGATTGCCGCCGACACAAAAGTCTTAACCGCCCGCCAGGAAGATGCCGCCCAAGCACCGTTTGCCCCTGCGCCGATAGACGAAGTATGCGCTGAAATCGCCGCCTACCGCCCTGCCCTCGTATTCGCTCCGCACGTTGAAACCGCTTCCGGCATTATGTTGCCCGAAAGCTATATCCGTAAACTGGCCGATGCCGTGCATAAAGTAGGCGGTTTATTAGTGATTGACTGTATCGCCTCCGGCTGTATCTGGCTGGATATGGAACAGCTCGGCATTGATATTCTGATTTCTGCGCCGCAAAAAGGCTGGAGCGGCTCGCCCTGCTGTGGCTTGGTGATGTTGAACGAAACAGCCTATCAGAAAGTACAAAGCACTGAATCAGATAGTTTCGATCTTGATTTAAAAAAATGGCTGCAAATTATGGAAGCCTTTGAAAACGGCGGCCATGCCTATCATGCCACCCCGCCGACCGACGCCTTGCTAAAACTGCATGATGTGATGAAAGAAGCCGAAGCCATCGGGTTCGACAAACTCAAAGCTGCCCAAACCGATTTGGGCAATAAAATCCGTTCACTGTTGGCTGAAAAAGGCTACCCGAGTGTGGCTGCAAAAGGTTTTGAAGCGCCCGGCGTCGTGGTTTCCTATACTACCCGTGCCGATATTCAAAGCGGCAAGGCCTTTCTGGATAAAGGTGTACAAATCGCTTCCGGCGTACCGCTACAATGCGGCGAACGCAGCGACTTCCAAACCTTCCGCATCGGCCTATTCGGCTTAGATAAGCTGCAAAATATCAATCAGGCCGTCTCATCATTTGCCGATGCTTTAGATAAGGTATAA